The following coding sequences are from one Formosa haliotis window:
- a CDS encoding DUF2721 domain-containing protein: MNDLTLTTPALLFSAISLIMLAYTNRFLAYAAVVRSLHDKYLEKKDERFMKQIKNIKKRLYLTRAMQIAGILSLLLCVLTMFLIYINQQTIAVYVFGLALLLLILSLALLIMEIQISVKALEHHISDLENN, encoded by the coding sequence ATGAACGACTTGACTTTAACTACACCTGCACTTTTATTTTCGGCAATTTCCTTAATTATGTTAGCCTACACCAATCGTTTTTTGGCCTATGCAGCCGTGGTTAGAAGTTTACACGACAAATATCTTGAGAAGAAAGACGAGCGTTTTATGAAACAAATTAAGAATATTAAAAAACGTCTTTACCTTACGCGTGCTATGCAAATTGCAGGTATTTTAAGTTTATTACTTTGCGTACTAACTATGTTTCTTATTTATATAAACCAGCAAACCATAGCAGTATATGTTTTTGGTTTGGCTTTACTACTACTTATACTGTCTTTGGCGCTTTTAATTATGGAAATCCAGATTTCTGTAAAAGCTTTAGAACACCATATTAGCGATCTTGAAAATAACTAA
- a CDS encoding DUF1801 domain-containing protein, translated as MNPAEAHILKQLEPYQSIMLYVRSVILKTLPHIEEKYSYKLPFYYHYKKPFIFLNVLKGTNYVDVVFMHGVLLEANFPELQDCNKRKKVRSIPLKNLEDLDEHRFVELLKFASEVVRPTK; from the coding sequence TTGAATCCCGCAGAAGCTCATATTTTAAAACAACTCGAACCGTACCAATCTATAATGCTGTATGTACGCAGTGTGATATTAAAAACCTTACCACATATTGAAGAAAAATACAGTTATAAACTGCCTTTTTATTATCATTATAAAAAGCCATTTATATTTTTAAATGTATTAAAAGGAACTAATTACGTGGATGTTGTATTTATGCATGGCGTATTATTAGAAGCCAATTTCCCTGAATTACAAGATTGCAATAAACGAAAGAAAGTGCGTTCTATTCCGCTTAAAAATTTAGAAGATTTAGACGAACACCGCTTTGTTGAACTTTTAAAATTTGCATCGGAAGTCGTTAGGCCTACAAAGTAA
- a CDS encoding TonB-dependent receptor: protein MKIIFSFVALLFTSLVINAQHLKVDGIISDAENNPIIGANVIIKESTHGAQTDVDGRFEIINLEAGQYIAMVSYLGYKTKEVPFSLSNSDMTLPTIVLYEGQEILSEVVIDGKRRNMFARKQTAYVAKLPLKDLENTQVYSTVTTDLLESQITTNFEDALDNATGIQQLWTSTGRGGDGAGYYSLRGFSVQPQLVNGVPGLTNGTINAANIERIEVIKGPSATLFGSTVTSYGGLINVVTKKPYQGFGGQISYTGGSYGLNVITGDFNTALDKNDAIYFRLNTSYHTEESFQDAGFRKSFFVAPSLSYRVNNKLSFSFYGEISQSEKTNPTMLFLSRAGEMQYKDLDDLGYDYKKSYTSNALTLENPTQNYRVEMDYKLSDSWNSQTLVSKSSTSTKGYYTYLYDLTGEGVFSRFMNKQDAITQTTDIQQNFNGDFKIGKLRNRMVVGFDFYTVTGIDNGSGYVGYGAVNPKANEEQDGFPLTTAGADAALASAAINNIKTRSNVYSAYISDVLDITSRLSAMASVRFDLFDEKGDLTTDDDNYDQFAISPKFGLLYQPLKDRLSVFANWQNGFTNIAPQLVGDPSIGQELKTFKPEEANQIEFGVKTNFFNNRLNATVNYYSILVSNRLMTDPNDVFGKIQDGEVSSKGFELEINANPVNGLNIRGGFSYNDSAVEKSSSEIAIGERPVEAGSDITYNLWADYLFEEGSLHGFGIGAGFNGASERDIINASGYASGVFTVPSYIVANASVYYAADKYRVGLKLNNMFNEEYYNGWSTLTPQQPRAILANFAFKF from the coding sequence ATGAAAATTATATTCAGTTTTGTAGCCTTATTGTTCACCTCTTTGGTAATAAACGCACAACACTTAAAAGTAGACGGGATTATTTCGGATGCAGAAAACAATCCTATAATTGGAGCAAATGTTATAATAAAAGAAAGCACGCATGGTGCCCAAACCGATGTAGATGGTCGTTTCGAGATAATCAATCTTGAAGCGGGTCAATATATTGCTATGGTGTCTTATTTAGGGTATAAAACTAAAGAAGTTCCTTTTAGTTTATCTAACTCAGACATGACACTACCAACTATCGTACTTTACGAAGGTCAAGAAATTTTATCGGAGGTGGTTATAGATGGTAAACGTCGTAATATGTTTGCTAGAAAACAAACGGCTTATGTGGCTAAATTACCTTTAAAAGATTTAGAAAACACACAAGTATATTCTACAGTAACAACAGATTTATTAGAATCTCAAATCACAACAAATTTTGAAGATGCTTTAGATAATGCAACAGGAATTCAGCAATTATGGACCTCTACAGGACGAGGTGGAGATGGTGCAGGATACTACTCATTACGTGGGTTTAGTGTGCAACCTCAATTGGTAAACGGTGTTCCAGGTTTAACAAATGGTACTATTAATGCAGCAAATATTGAACGTATCGAGGTGATAAAAGGACCATCGGCAACCTTATTTGGTAGTACAGTAACCTCTTATGGTGGACTTATAAATGTAGTGACAAAAAAGCCTTACCAAGGTTTTGGTGGTCAAATTTCGTATACCGGAGGATCTTATGGTTTGAACGTAATTACGGGAGATTTTAATACGGCTCTAGATAAAAACGACGCTATTTATTTTCGTTTAAACACATCTTACCATACAGAAGAAAGTTTTCAAGATGCCGGATTTAGAAAATCGTTTTTTGTGGCACCTTCACTTTCTTACCGTGTAAATAACAAATTATCGTTCTCTTTTTATGGGGAGATATCGCAATCGGAAAAAACAAATCCAACCATGTTATTCTTAAGTCGTGCTGGCGAAATGCAATATAAAGATTTAGACGACTTAGGTTACGATTACAAAAAATCGTACACAAGTAATGCGCTTACGCTGGAAAATCCGACACAAAATTACCGTGTAGAAATGGATTATAAACTTTCAGACTCTTGGAACTCTCAAACATTAGTTTCTAAAAGCTCAACATCAACAAAAGGGTATTATACCTATTTATACGATTTAACCGGCGAAGGTGTGTTTTCTAGGTTTATGAATAAGCAAGACGCCATTACACAAACTACAGATATTCAACAAAATTTTAATGGAGACTTTAAAATTGGTAAGTTAAGAAACCGTATGGTTGTTGGATTCGACTTTTATACCGTAACCGGAATTGACAATGGTAGTGGTTATGTTGGTTATGGCGCTGTAAATCCTAAAGCAAACGAAGAGCAAGATGGGTTTCCGTTAACAACGGCTGGAGCCGATGCGGCTTTAGCAAGTGCGGCGATAAACAATATTAAAACACGCTCTAATGTCTATAGCGCTTATATTTCTGATGTGTTAGACATTACCTCAAGATTATCGGCAATGGCAAGTGTACGTTTCGATTTATTCGATGAAAAAGGAGACCTAACTACAGATGATGATAATTACGACCAATTTGCTATTTCTCCTAAATTTGGGTTATTATACCAACCGTTAAAAGATAGACTTTCTGTATTTGCTAACTGGCAAAATGGATTTACAAACATTGCACCGCAACTTGTAGGTGACCCAAGTATAGGTCAAGAATTAAAAACCTTTAAACCAGAAGAAGCTAATCAAATCGAGTTTGGAGTTAAAACAAATTTCTTTAACAACCGTTTAAACGCCACTGTTAACTATTATAGTATATTGGTAAGTAATCGTTTAATGACAGATCCTAACGATGTTTTTGGAAAAATTCAGGATGGAGAAGTATCTAGTAAAGGTTTCGAATTAGAAATTAATGCCAACCCTGTAAACGGATTAAATATTCGAGGTGGATTTAGTTATAACGATAGTGCTGTTGAAAAATCTAGTAGCGAGATTGCTATTGGCGAACGTCCAGTTGAAGCTGGATCTGATATTACGTATAACCTATGGGCCGATTATCTTTTTGAAGAAGGATCGCTACATGGTTTTGGTATTGGTGCCGGATTTAACGGCGCTAGCGAACGCGATATTATAAACGCTTCTGGTTATGCTTCTGGAGTGTTTACAGTACCGAGTTATATTGTTGCAAATGCATCTGTGTATTACGCTGCAGATAAATATCGTGTAGGTTTAAAGTTAAATAATATGTTTAACGAAGAGTATTATAATGGTTGGTCTACATTAACACCGCAACAACCTAGAGCAATTTTAGCTAATTTTGCATTCAAATTTTAA
- a CDS encoding DUF4198 domain-containing protein — MKKLILTFVFLVLIATPSFAHYLWVETQAEGEVGKAQNVNVFYGEYTNGVLEQVEGEYFPAVKAFTLWVVDANGKKTKLDVTAKADRYVAAFTPKHNGTYTIVLDNDDIDVIDYSEYDFGIFKTHYNASAVIQVGPKKANTINTNETGMSVIEIDNHSEDVKLQVLFKGKPLAETEAELFIADNWTKKVTTDKDGYISFKRPWKTKYIIEVTKKEEVPGKFKGKDYEFIWHCATYCIQ; from the coding sequence ATGAAAAAATTAATCTTAACATTCGTCTTTCTAGTCCTTATAGCTACGCCCTCTTTTGCACATTATCTATGGGTAGAAACACAAGCAGAAGGTGAAGTAGGAAAAGCACAAAACGTAAATGTGTTTTATGGCGAGTATACTAATGGGGTTTTAGAGCAAGTAGAAGGGGAATACTTTCCTGCGGTAAAAGCATTTACCTTATGGGTAGTAGATGCCAATGGTAAGAAAACCAAATTAGATGTTACAGCTAAAGCAGATCGTTATGTAGCCGCTTTTACACCAAAACATAATGGCACGTATACCATTGTATTGGACAACGATGATATTGATGTTATTGATTATTCTGAATACGACTTCGGAATTTTTAAAACCCATTACAATGCTTCTGCAGTTATTCAGGTAGGTCCTAAAAAAGCCAATACCATAAATACCAATGAAACAGGAATGTCTGTAATTGAAATTGATAACCATTCTGAAGATGTGAAACTACAAGTGTTATTTAAAGGAAAACCGTTGGCTGAAACAGAAGCTGAATTGTTTATTGCCGATAATTGGACTAAAAAAGTAACTACAGATAAAGATGGCTATATTTCTTTTAAACGTCCGTGGAAAACAAAATATATTATAGAAGTTACTAAAAAGGAAGAAGTTCCTGGAAAATTTAAAGGTAAAGATTACGAGTTTATCTGGCATTGCGCTACATATTGCATACAATAA
- a CDS encoding PepSY-associated TM helix domain-containing protein translates to MSDKRTYNILFHTHTVSGIVISVALYVIFFTGSFSFFRDEIVNWERNHTVEPTETIQLDFDTALDSLDASLNLYGRDLELSKHYVERTIGVSLSKSKDTLANPETNTSKYLTLDSKNYAQKSYEENYTLGEFLYRLHFFAQIFYPYGYYLAGFVAFFFLFAIITGVLVHWNKIVSNFYTFRPLAKLKTMWTDAHTTLGIIGLPFQFVYAVTGAFFMIKAILIAPNVMFLYNNDSATFYKDLGYAHPEFEYTNSPITTDFSVNTYIKKTEALWPDFDITQVHVFNYGDENMHVLTEGHLKYKNKFTSPGETIYKVSTGELVHQKNPYEKTTYLDAVKNVFYRIHYGDYGGFALRIVSFVLGIISCFVIISGVMIWLVARDKKNVPEKKRRFNEKVVRIYLAICLSMYPITALSFIAVKVWAPVSQSFIYNFYFIGWLLFIVAYILKKDNNFTNKNTLLLGSIFGFLVPVANGICTGNWFWKTFLNQQLQLCFIDIFWIILASTTLFVYFRIRKK, encoded by the coding sequence ATGAGCGATAAAAGAACTTATAATATTTTATTTCATACGCATACCGTAAGTGGAATCGTAATTAGCGTAGCCCTTTATGTCATCTTTTTTACCGGGTCGTTTTCATTTTTTAGGGACGAAATTGTAAACTGGGAACGTAACCATACTGTAGAACCTACAGAAACCATTCAACTAGATTTCGATACAGCTTTAGATTCTTTAGATGCCAGTTTAAATTTATACGGAAGAGATCTCGAGTTATCCAAGCATTATGTAGAACGAACCATTGGTGTGTCGCTTTCCAAATCTAAAGATACCTTAGCAAATCCTGAGACCAATACTTCAAAATACTTAACTCTAGATTCTAAAAATTACGCCCAAAAGTCTTACGAAGAAAATTACACTTTAGGCGAATTTCTGTATAGATTACATTTCTTTGCGCAAATATTCTATCCGTATGGGTATTACTTGGCCGGCTTTGTGGCGTTCTTTTTCCTGTTTGCTATAATTACAGGGGTTTTAGTGCATTGGAATAAAATTGTATCCAATTTTTATACGTTTAGGCCATTGGCCAAACTAAAAACAATGTGGACAGATGCACACACGACTTTAGGGATTATTGGTTTGCCTTTTCAGTTTGTGTATGCCGTAACAGGAGCTTTTTTCATGATTAAAGCCATTTTAATTGCGCCAAATGTGATGTTCCTTTACAATAATGATAGTGCTACGTTCTATAAGGATTTAGGCTATGCACATCCGGAATTTGAATATACAAATTCACCTATTACAACAGATTTTAGTGTAAACACCTATATTAAGAAAACGGAGGCGCTTTGGCCAGATTTTGATATTACACAAGTTCATGTTTTTAATTATGGCGATGAAAATATGCATGTGTTAACCGAAGGGCATTTAAAGTATAAAAACAAATTTACGTCGCCAGGTGAAACCATTTATAAAGTAAGTACAGGCGAACTGGTTCATCAAAAAAATCCGTATGAGAAAACCACGTATTTAGATGCTGTTAAGAATGTGTTTTATAGAATTCATTACGGCGATTACGGCGGATTTGCTTTACGAATAGTTAGTTTTGTACTCGGAATTATCTCCTGTTTTGTAATTATTTCTGGGGTTATGATTTGGTTGGTAGCTCGAGATAAAAAGAATGTACCTGAAAAGAAAAGACGTTTTAACGAAAAGGTGGTTAGAATTTATCTTGCTATTTGTTTAAGCATGTACCCGATAACAGCTTTAAGTTTTATTGCTGTAAAAGTATGGGCTCCAGTAAGCCAATCGTTTATTTATAATTTTTATTTTATTGGTTGGTTACTTTTTATTGTTGCCTATATCTTAAAAAAGGACAATAATTTTACTAATAAAAACACCTTGTTACTAGGTTCTATTTTCGGGTTTTTAGTTCCTGTTGCCAATGGTATATGTACTGGAAATTGGTTTTGGAAAACCTTCTTAAATCAGCAATTACAGCTATGTTTTATAGATATATTCTGGATAATCCTAGCATCAACAACACTTTTCGTTTATTTTAGAATCAGAAAGAAATAG
- a CDS encoding ComEA family DNA-binding protein: MKTFKSHIMFSKQQRYGIFLLLFIIVVLQCVYFFWTPNPEDIQVDNAELEHFQKEMDALKALEKEKAKPKLFPFNPNYITDFKGYSLGMSNEEIDKLHAFREEDKWINSAEDFQKVTGISDSLLQELSPYFKFPDWVSSQTNKTESTSVKPKKPLSFEAKSDLNTASQAQLQQIYGVGEKLSQRIITYRNKFEGGFIDDVQLYGIYGLSPEVIEQLKAKFTVKTPRVVQKLDLNTAEVSDLVKIEYIDYPLAHKIIEYRTLHEGFTNLEELLKVKSFPIQKFDIIKLYLALN, translated from the coding sequence ATGAAAACATTCAAATCCCATATCATGTTCTCGAAACAACAGCGATATGGGATTTTTTTATTACTTTTTATTATCGTAGTGCTACAATGTGTGTATTTCTTTTGGACTCCGAACCCCGAAGATATTCAAGTTGATAATGCGGAGTTGGAGCACTTTCAAAAGGAGATGGATGCTCTTAAAGCTTTAGAAAAAGAAAAAGCTAAACCTAAATTATTTCCGTTTAATCCCAATTATATTACAGATTTTAAAGGCTATAGTTTAGGAATGTCTAATGAAGAAATCGATAAACTTCACGCCTTTAGGGAAGAGGATAAATGGATTAATTCAGCTGAAGACTTTCAGAAGGTTACAGGAATTTCAGATTCATTATTACAAGAATTATCACCCTATTTTAAATTTCCAGATTGGGTTAGTTCTCAAACTAATAAAACAGAATCGACCTCTGTTAAACCGAAAAAACCACTTAGTTTCGAAGCTAAATCCGATTTAAATACTGCCTCTCAAGCACAGTTGCAACAAATTTATGGCGTGGGCGAAAAGTTATCGCAACGCATTATAACCTACAGAAATAAGTTTGAAGGTGGGTTTATAGACGATGTGCAATTGTATGGAATTTACGGTCTTTCTCCTGAAGTTATCGAGCAACTAAAAGCAAAATTTACGGTAAAAACGCCACGTGTGGTGCAGAAATTAGATTTGAATACCGCTGAAGTTAGCGATTTGGTAAAAATTGAATATATAGATTATCCGTTGGCTCATAAAATCATTGAATATAGAACCTTACACGAAGGCTTTACAAATTTAGAAGAATTGTTAAAAGTTAAGAGTTTTCCAATTCAAAAATTCGATATAATTAAGCTATATTTGGCGCTCAATTAA
- a CDS encoding DUF2851 family protein, with protein MQEDFLHYLWKYKKFDTQQLYTVLKEPIQLLHVGQHNFNSGPDFFNAQLKIDNQLWAGNVEIHVKSSDWYVHHHEIDSAYDNVILHVVWEHDVDIFRKDNSVIPTLELNTIVSKSALQGYHKLFSTSEKWIYCEHDFASVDDFILQNWLERLFFERLERKSSQIESLLQASKNNWEAVLFKLLAKNFGLKVNGDAFFSIASSIDFGIVRKLQSKDTLLEAVLFGQSGLLDTDVEDDYVNTLRNDYNFLQQKFGLSREHVSPLQFFRLRPPNFPTIRLSQLARVYATHQNLFSKVIEAKSKQEFYDLFSVSTSSFWDTHYTFQKASKAVKKRTSKNFIDLLIINTIIPIKFSFDKLSGKPQTEILLKLISEIDPEQNAVVKKFEALKPISKSALQTQGLIQLKSEYCNFKKCLQCAVGNTILNRF; from the coding sequence ATGCAAGAAGATTTTCTACATTATTTATGGAAATATAAAAAGTTTGATACCCAACAGTTGTATACGGTTTTAAAGGAGCCGATTCAACTACTTCATGTTGGGCAACATAACTTTAATTCTGGTCCAGATTTTTTTAATGCACAACTTAAAATAGACAATCAGCTTTGGGCAGGAAATGTAGAGATTCATGTAAAGTCATCCGACTGGTATGTGCATCATCACGAAATAGATTCGGCTTACGACAATGTTATTCTTCATGTGGTTTGGGAGCATGATGTCGATATTTTTAGAAAAGATAATTCGGTTATTCCCACTTTAGAGCTAAACACCATAGTGTCTAAATCGGCATTACAGGGGTATCATAAATTGTTTTCTACTTCGGAAAAATGGATATATTGTGAACACGATTTTGCTTCGGTTGATGATTTTATCCTTCAAAATTGGTTAGAACGTTTGTTTTTTGAGCGTTTAGAGCGTAAATCAAGTCAGATTGAATCCTTATTACAGGCTTCTAAAAACAATTGGGAAGCGGTATTGTTTAAATTGCTAGCAAAAAACTTCGGATTAAAAGTTAACGGAGATGCTTTCTTCAGTATAGCATCATCTATAGATTTTGGTATTGTTAGAAAACTTCAATCTAAAGACACCCTGCTAGAAGCTGTTTTGTTTGGGCAAAGTGGTTTGCTAGATACCGATGTAGAGGATGATTATGTTAACACACTCCGTAACGATTATAATTTTTTACAACAGAAATTTGGTTTAAGCCGGGAGCATGTTTCGCCGCTTCAATTTTTTAGATTAAGACCTCCAAATTTTCCAACTATCAGACTATCGCAATTAGCCCGTGTGTATGCTACCCATCAAAATTTGTTTTCAAAAGTAATAGAAGCGAAAAGCAAACAGGAGTTTTACGATTTGTTTTCTGTAAGCACTTCTTCATTTTGGGATACGCATTATACGTTTCAAAAGGCATCAAAAGCAGTGAAAAAGCGTACTAGTAAAAACTTTATCGATTTATTAATTATCAATACCATAATCCCAATAAAGTTTAGTTTCGATAAACTATCGGGGAAACCTCAAACCGAAATTTTGCTCAAGCTCATTTCAGAAATAGATCCCGAGCAGAATGCTGTGGTTAAAAAGTTTGAAGCATTAAAACCTATTTCAAAATCTGCCCTACAAACACAAGGGCTAATTCAGTTAAAAAGTGAATATTGCAATTTTAAAAAATGCTTGCAATGTGCCGTAGGAAATACCATTTTAAACCGATTTTAA
- a CDS encoding alanine/glycine:cation symporter family protein, whose protein sequence is MKKHLLSLLTLILPILTFAQETTSQKIDTVFKDYTGWFVEAIFYEIPFSENFQIPWVLIVLIGGAIYFTIYFKFINFTGFRTAIDVVQDKYHDIEKHGADTLYGDVTPNDHANIIETLRDDSAEGEVSHFQALTAALSATVGLGNIAGVAVALSIGGPGATFWMIVAGFLGMASKFAECTLGVKYRDVGEDGTVYGGPMYYLKKGLGEKGFGGLGKVLAVIFAVFVIGGSFGGGNMFQANQAAAQFVKLFEIESANGGLYFGLVMAALVAVVIIGGIKRIASVTEKIVPFMAGIYVLASVIILVANYSHIGDAFMLIYEGAFSGLGIAGGLIGVMIQGIRRGAFSNEAGVGSAAIAHSAVRTIYPASEGIVALLEPFVDTVVICTMTALVIIITNFDGQFMEYGVPITEGVELTATAFDSVIPHFSIVLTLAVILFAFSTMISWSYYGMQGWVYLFGKGKITDLVYKFLFLLFVVVGASISLGAVIDFSDAMIFAMVVPNIIGVVLLTPIVKKELNKYMKAIAKKDDAIEEGSADFTDHM, encoded by the coding sequence ATGAAGAAACATCTTCTTTCGTTACTTACCTTAATTTTACCCATTTTAACATTTGCACAAGAAACAACCTCCCAAAAAATAGATACTGTTTTTAAAGATTACACAGGTTGGTTTGTTGAAGCCATTTTTTATGAAATTCCATTTTCAGAAAACTTTCAAATTCCTTGGGTACTAATTGTATTAATCGGAGGAGCAATTTACTTCACAATTTATTTCAAATTTATAAATTTCACCGGATTTAGAACCGCCATAGATGTGGTTCAAGATAAATACCATGATATAGAAAAGCATGGTGCCGATACCTTGTATGGAGATGTTACTCCAAACGACCATGCCAATATTATTGAAACTTTAAGAGACGATAGTGCCGAAGGAGAAGTGTCGCATTTCCAAGCCTTAACAGCAGCTTTATCGGCTACAGTTGGTTTAGGAAATATCGCCGGAGTTGCCGTAGCTTTATCTATTGGAGGGCCAGGGGCTACCTTTTGGATGATTGTTGCAGGATTTTTAGGTATGGCTTCTAAATTTGCAGAATGTACTTTAGGGGTTAAATATCGCGATGTTGGCGAGGATGGAACCGTATACGGTGGACCTATGTATTACTTGAAAAAAGGACTAGGCGAAAAAGGATTTGGTGGCTTAGGAAAAGTACTTGCCGTAATCTTTGCCGTCTTTGTAATTGGAGGTTCTTTTGGAGGAGGAAATATGTTTCAAGCCAACCAAGCAGCCGCACAATTTGTAAAATTATTTGAAATAGAAAGTGCGAATGGCGGATTGTATTTCGGATTAGTAATGGCTGCTTTAGTTGCTGTTGTTATTATTGGAGGTATTAAAAGAATTGCTTCGGTTACCGAAAAAATTGTGCCTTTTATGGCAGGTATCTATGTACTCGCTTCTGTAATTATTTTGGTAGCAAATTATAGCCATATTGGAGATGCATTCATGTTGATTTATGAAGGAGCATTTTCAGGATTAGGAATTGCTGGTGGATTGATTGGTGTTATGATTCAGGGGATTCGTCGTGGAGCCTTCTCTAACGAGGCAGGTGTAGGATCGGCAGCCATTGCCCACTCGGCAGTGAGAACTATATATCCTGCGAGTGAAGGAATTGTTGCTTTATTAGAGCCTTTTGTAGATACGGTTGTAATTTGTACCATGACAGCTTTAGTAATTATTATTACGAATTTCGATGGACAATTTATGGAATATGGGGTGCCAATTACCGAAGGTGTAGAGCTTACTGCTACAGCGTTCGATAGTGTGATTCCGCATTTCTCTATTGTACTTACCCTGGCTGTTATTTTGTTTGCCTTCTCTACCATGATTTCGTGGTCGTACTACGGTATGCAAGGATGGGTTTACTTATTCGGAAAAGGAAAAATTACAGATTTAGTTTATAAGTTTTTATTCTTATTATTTGTAGTGGTAGGAGCCTCTATTAGTTTAGGAGCGGTTATCGATTTCTCTGATGCAATGATTTTTGCCATGGTAGTTCCAAACATTATTGGTGTGGTTTTATTAACGCCTATAGTGAAAAAAGAATTAAATAAATATATGAAAGCAATCGCGAAGAAAGATGATGCGATTGAAGAAGGATCAGCCGATTTTACCGATCATATGTAA
- a CDS encoding carboxypeptidase-like regulatory domain-containing protein, with the protein MNFINKTYSLTILMCLFFLSSYAQTELKNKIVDFNTLVPIESASIYVKNTTIGTISNADGKFVLLVPNAMANDTLVISSIGYKSFKTLVKDFDNTAEIYLEEDIAALDEVLLVADTRPKTGNEIVQRMIERLPDNLPDFPYLEKGFLRHKEQNKKEFKWLIESAITLYDSSAQSKASENLKINVDEMRKSYDLRDVDSLLAYTAYLKQHGNKNLKAANLRRDTIETASLVKAIKWNDIRTNGLQNLFGGKLNLIRNTNAPRALFGDQVLDFHQFELDTVLVDNERKIYKIKILKGSKHINLETKGIFNDGYIANGWIYVYWDTYAVKKIEYELIADSDAQKQEVVFCLILKSIINW; encoded by the coding sequence ATGAATTTCATCAACAAAACATATAGTTTAACCATTTTAATGTGTTTGTTCTTTTTGTCTTCGTATGCGCAAACAGAACTAAAAAATAAAATCGTCGATTTTAATACGCTTGTGCCTATAGAAAGTGCAAGTATTTACGTTAAAAATACAACGATAGGAACCATAAGTAATGCCGATGGTAAGTTTGTGCTTTTGGTTCCCAATGCCATGGCTAACGATACGCTTGTTATTTCCTCTATTGGGTATAAAAGTTTTAAAACTCTTGTTAAAGATTTCGATAATACGGCTGAAATTTATCTAGAAGAAGATATAGCAGCTTTAGACGAAGTGTTACTGGTTGCAGATACTCGTCCGAAAACTGGAAACGAAATTGTGCAACGCATGATTGAGCGGTTACCAGACAATCTTCCCGATTTTCCTTACCTAGAAAAAGGATTTTTACGCCATAAAGAACAGAATAAAAAGGAATTTAAATGGCTTATAGAAAGTGCCATTACACTTTATGATTCTAGTGCACAATCTAAAGCATCCGAAAATTTAAAAATCAATGTTGACGAAATGCGTAAAAGTTACGATTTACGCGATGTAGATAGTTTGTTAGCCTACACGGCCTATTTAAAACAACATGGGAATAAGAATTTAAAAGCGGCTAATTTAAGACGCGATACTATTGAAACTGCCTCCTTAGTAAAGGCCATTAAATGGAATGATATTAGAACAAACGGATTGCAAAATTTATTTGGAGGGAAACTGAATCTTATCCGGAATACTAATGCGCCACGGGCCTTGTTTGGCGATCAGGTATTAGACTTTCATCAATTTGAATTGGATACCGTTTTGGTTGATAATGAACGTAAAATTTATAAGATTAAAATCTTGAAAGGAAGCAAGCATATCAATCTTGAAACCAAGGGGATTTTTAATGATGGTTATATAGCCAACGGTTGGATTTATGTGTATTGGGATACCTATGCGGTTAAGAAAATTGAATACGAATTGATTGCCGATTCCGACGCTCAAAAACAAGAAGTCGTATTTTGTTTGATACTCAAATCAATCATAAATTGGTAA
- a CDS encoding PspC domain-containing protein — translation MKFFYKILLYFQKRGFYVCQRIADRIGMRAKVVRTSFIYLTFVTVGFGFALYLFLAFWMRIKDLLYTKRSSVFDL, via the coding sequence ATGAAATTTTTTTATAAGATTTTACTTTACTTTCAAAAACGTGGTTTTTACGTTTGTCAACGTATCGCAGATCGCATAGGGATGCGTGCCAAAGTAGTGAGAACATCTTTTATTTACCTCACTTTTGTAACTGTTGGCTTTGGATTTGCTTTGTATTTATTTTTGGCTTTTTGGATGCGAATAAAAGATTTATTGTATACCAAAAGATCCTCTGTGTTCGATTTGTAA